A stretch of the Prochlorococcus marinus str. MIT 0918 genome encodes the following:
- a CDS encoding high light inducible protein, which yields MNKLTQKSKVEPEKLLAERINGWAAMMGFWAAVGAYLTTGQIIPGIV from the coding sequence ATGAACAAACTAACGCAAAAGTCAAAAGTTGAGCCTGAAAAGCTTCTTGCAGAACGCATTAATGGATGGGCTGCAATGATGGGATTTTGGGCTGCTGTTGGCGCATATCTAACTACAGGTCAAATCATTCCTGGAATTGTTTAG